A window from Halomicrobium urmianum encodes these proteins:
- a CDS encoding inositol-3-phosphate synthase, producing MSTGVWLVGARGNVASTAITGARAIARGAVDGTGMVTEVEPIASLDLPEVDQLVFGGHDIQTQSIEETVEQAHRDGGVPDRETLDAVREDLREIDDRVNIGTARQCGETIENLSDGTETGEESLSGIVSRIRDDYASFVRDHGLDRLVVVNVSSTEPPMDEPERYASLADFEAAIEDDDPDLPASTLYAYSALVDGHPYVNFTPSTGSALGGLRELAEQNDVPHMGRDGKTGETLVKSALAPMFAGRNLRVLSWEGHNILGNTDGLVLEDDDNKAGKVASKGNLLEEILGYDTHNAVRIDYTPSLGDWKTAWDHIHFQGFLETEMKMQFTWEGSDSALAAPLVLDLARLVAHADEHGDGGCQPQLASFFKSPQEVDEHDLSRQLELLYDYAEQHR from the coding sequence ATGTCAACCGGTGTCTGGTTAGTGGGTGCGAGAGGCAACGTGGCCAGTACGGCGATCACGGGCGCACGAGCGATAGCCAGGGGGGCCGTCGACGGGACTGGAATGGTCACCGAGGTCGAACCGATCGCGTCGCTCGACCTCCCCGAGGTCGACCAGCTCGTCTTCGGTGGACACGACATCCAGACCCAGAGCATCGAGGAAACGGTGGAGCAGGCACACCGGGACGGGGGCGTTCCCGACCGAGAGACCCTCGACGCGGTACGCGAGGACCTCCGTGAGATCGACGACCGAGTGAACATCGGAACAGCCAGGCAATGCGGAGAGACGATCGAGAACCTGTCGGACGGTACTGAGACGGGCGAGGAATCGCTCTCCGGAATCGTGTCGCGGATCCGAGACGACTACGCGAGCTTCGTCCGGGACCACGGGCTCGACCGGCTCGTCGTAGTTAACGTCTCCTCGACCGAACCGCCGATGGACGAGCCCGAGCGATACGCGTCGCTCGCGGATTTCGAGGCGGCGATCGAGGACGACGACCCGGACCTTCCCGCGAGCACGCTGTACGCCTATTCGGCGCTCGTTGACGGCCACCCGTACGTGAACTTCACGCCGAGTACCGGATCGGCGCTCGGCGGGCTCCGCGAACTGGCCGAACAGAACGACGTCCCGCATATGGGTCGAGACGGGAAAACCGGCGAGACGCTCGTCAAGTCGGCTCTCGCCCCGATGTTTGCGGGACGCAATCTCCGGGTCCTCTCCTGGGAAGGCCACAACATCCTCGGAAACACCGACGGTCTCGTCCTCGAGGACGACGACAACAAGGCCGGAAAGGTCGCCAGTAAGGGCAACCTGTTAGAGGAGATCCTCGGATACGATACGCACAACGCTGTGCGCATCGACTACACCCCGTCGCTCGGTGACTGGAAGACCGCCTGGGATCACATCCACTTTCAGGGGTTCCTCGAGACGGAGATGAAGATGCAGTTCACGTGGGAGGGGTCGGACTCGGCGCTAGCGGCACCGCTGGTTCTGGATCTGGCTCGTCTCGTCGCACACGCCGACGAACACGGTGACGGCGGCTGTCAGCCACAGCTCGCATCGTTCTTCAAGTCACCACAGGAAGTAGACGAGCACGACCTGTCCCGCCAGCTGGAGCTACTGTACGACTACGCCGAACAACATCGATAG
- a CDS encoding PKD domain-containing protein yields MVADRYRSLLLAALLIASVAVVPAPASADSDTVAVTQNGECYSVDAYGDGSDTVEDFYDYRSGTGTKFASYGTTGIQQSQTSQLLVYDGSEGLSLVIIHDKLNDGDGGGTTTFDVYGLPSDGEWAVRDDYYGNDTDDDWVFEGSEAHIDWKWAPNRTDGGAYRGLDGNYDEIVIEPGFNEDAEHYPTWPWYYDRTDEWLLRTSPSDSVSLSMNDSVTITKSCAPTASLSASGTVQVGESVTLDASGSSDDVGITEYQWDVDGDGSVDATTGSATYEHAYGSSGTVEPSVTVVDGDGQTDTASATVSVEAATETMTVEKAVASYGDGDDSRIESRELQLAINWWQNDTAVPGTDGETISSTQLQELIHMWQNDTAVDG; encoded by the coding sequence ATGGTCGCTGACCGGTACCGGTCGCTGCTCCTCGCCGCGCTGTTGATCGCGTCCGTCGCCGTCGTCCCCGCGCCCGCGAGTGCGGACTCCGACACCGTGGCCGTGACGCAGAACGGCGAGTGCTACTCGGTGGACGCCTACGGCGACGGATCGGACACCGTCGAGGACTTCTACGACTACCGCTCCGGAACGGGCACGAAGTTCGCCTCCTACGGCACCACGGGCATCCAGCAGTCCCAGACGAGCCAGCTGCTCGTCTACGACGGTAGCGAGGGTCTGAGCCTCGTGATCATCCACGACAAGCTGAACGACGGCGACGGCGGCGGCACGACGACCTTCGACGTGTACGGCCTCCCGTCCGACGGCGAGTGGGCCGTCCGGGACGACTACTACGGTAACGACACCGACGACGACTGGGTCTTCGAGGGATCGGAGGCCCACATCGACTGGAAGTGGGCACCCAACCGCACCGACGGCGGCGCGTACCGCGGGCTGGACGGGAACTACGACGAGATCGTCATCGAGCCCGGGTTCAACGAGGACGCCGAGCACTACCCCACGTGGCCGTGGTACTACGACCGGACCGACGAGTGGCTCCTCCGGACCAGTCCCTCCGATAGCGTGTCGCTGTCGATGAACGACTCCGTGACGATCACGAAGTCGTGTGCGCCGACCGCGTCGCTCTCCGCGTCGGGGACCGTTCAGGTCGGCGAGTCGGTGACGCTCGACGCGAGCGGCTCGTCCGACGACGTGGGCATCACTGAGTACCAGTGGGACGTCGACGGCGACGGCAGCGTCGACGCCACGACCGGGTCGGCGACCTACGAGCACGCGTACGGCTCGTCGGGAACGGTCGAACCGTCCGTGACCGTCGTGGACGGCGACGGACAGACCGATACCGCGTCGGCGACTGTGTCCGTCGAGGCGGCGACGGAGACGATGACCGTCGAGAAAGCCGTGGCGAGTTACGGCGACGGCGACGACTCGCGGATCGAATCACGGGAGCTCCAGCTCGCGATCAACTGGTGGCAGAACGATACCGCGGTGCCCGGGACCGACGGCGAGACGATTAGCTCGACGCAGCTGCAGGAGCTGATTCACATGTGGCAGAACGACACCGCGGTCGACGGGTGA
- a CDS encoding glycosyltransferase, whose product MRETDDDAPAASVIVPVYNDPAGIDRTLSAVTDQTVPDSEYEVLAVDNGSTDGTRSVIEDYCRRHPDLVDLVVEDEVQGSYAARNAGIERARGEVFAFADADAGVERTWLASALDALEEADYVGFDVRIDESLDAGPVVAYNHVAEFTVERDLRRDRFVPTCCLAVRRRVVEEVGPFDERFVSSGDVEFGRRVHAAGFETAYEPSVTVYHPARNARELIGKYVRIGRGIEQRQRLYPERFEARPVVDWRALLPTISPGQLRDSADEVQADVDADLSLPTLAVFYLLDQLLVLATTAGRLAERVDPSEDRIDPAGEQAAAPGEQVDVSRGTVASSRSRATTEGE is encoded by the coding sequence ATGAGGGAGACGGACGACGATGCGCCCGCGGCGTCGGTGATAGTGCCGGTGTACAACGATCCGGCGGGGATCGATCGGACGCTCTCCGCCGTGACCGACCAGACGGTCCCGGACTCGGAGTACGAGGTGCTGGCGGTGGACAACGGGTCGACGGACGGGACGCGGTCGGTGATCGAGGACTACTGTCGGCGGCATCCGGACCTCGTCGACCTCGTCGTCGAGGACGAGGTACAGGGCTCCTACGCCGCCCGGAACGCCGGCATCGAGCGGGCGCGTGGCGAGGTGTTCGCCTTCGCCGACGCCGACGCGGGCGTCGAGCGGACGTGGCTCGCGTCGGCGCTGGACGCCCTCGAAGAGGCCGACTACGTGGGCTTCGACGTGCGCATCGACGAGTCGCTCGACGCGGGCCCGGTCGTCGCCTACAACCACGTCGCGGAGTTCACCGTCGAGCGCGATCTGCGGCGGGACCGGTTCGTGCCCACGTGCTGTCTGGCCGTCCGGCGCCGCGTCGTGGAAGAGGTAGGCCCGTTCGACGAGCGGTTCGTCTCTTCCGGCGACGTGGAGTTCGGACGCCGGGTCCACGCCGCCGGGTTCGAGACGGCCTACGAGCCGTCGGTCACCGTGTACCACCCAGCGCGGAACGCGCGCGAGTTGATCGGGAAGTACGTCCGGATCGGCCGCGGCATCGAGCAGCGCCAGCGGCTGTACCCCGAGCGGTTCGAGGCGCGGCCCGTCGTCGACTGGCGCGCGCTCCTGCCGACGATCTCGCCGGGGCAGCTCCGGGACTCCGCGGACGAGGTCCAGGCCGACGTCGACGCCGACCTGTCCCTCCCGACGCTGGCCGTCTTCTACCTCCTCGATCAGCTGCTGGTGCTGGCCACGACGGCGGGCCGGCTCGCCGAGCGCGTCGACCCGTCCGAGGACCGGATCGACCCGGCCGGGGAGCAGGCCGCGGCGCCCGGGGAGCAGGTCGACGTGTCCAGAGGCACGGTCGCGTCGTCGCGGTCGCGTGCGACGACCGAGGGCGAGTAG
- a CDS encoding lipopolysaccharide biosynthesis protein — MGRTSRLAGAVETVLRILRPGDSTLERTVTSGVWLSLLTVTDRVVRLGLYLVLARLLAPEEFGLLGLGMVALTVLRRLSRLGLDEALIQREDDDVDAYLDTTWTLTVGRGLALAAVAYLVAPFVAEFFAEPRLTGIVRVLGFVPLLDGLRNPGVVYFRKRLAFHRQFVHVVSGTVAYAGTALVAAVVLEDVWALVVGAVAGPVARTLVSHRIHDYRPGFGFDPDAARELLGFGKWIFGSGVVLLALNQGDDAIVGWLLGSSAVGLYGMAFRLSNAPATEVSHVVSEVTFPAFSEVQDDAAELRAGFFRTLRVVAALALPMAVGIAAVAPVFVRAVLGPEWTPAIAAMRVLAVWGAFRALVAAVGPLFKAIGHPEYSTLLQVSRLAVVALLIYPATEAWGITGTAAVLVASAVLQNPVAFAVALRAVDARPRRLLRALAAPCLAAAFMGSAVLLADAALSPLPGLVRLCCLVGIGVATYAATIAATTQVWDTGLADDVAVLRRSLA; from the coding sequence GTGGGACGGACGTCGCGCCTCGCCGGGGCGGTAGAGACAGTACTGAGGATACTCAGGCCGGGCGATTCGACCCTGGAACGGACCGTCACGAGCGGCGTCTGGCTGTCGCTGCTGACGGTCACGGACAGGGTCGTCCGCCTCGGACTGTACCTCGTCCTCGCGCGGCTGCTCGCCCCGGAGGAGTTCGGCCTCCTCGGGCTGGGGATGGTCGCGCTGACCGTCCTCAGGCGGCTCTCGCGGCTGGGGCTGGACGAAGCGCTGATCCAGCGCGAGGACGACGACGTCGACGCGTACCTTGACACGACGTGGACGCTGACGGTCGGGCGCGGCCTCGCGCTCGCGGCCGTCGCGTACCTGGTGGCGCCGTTCGTCGCCGAGTTCTTCGCCGAACCCCGCCTGACCGGGATCGTCCGCGTGCTCGGGTTCGTCCCGCTGCTGGACGGCCTCCGGAACCCCGGCGTGGTGTACTTCCGGAAGCGCCTCGCCTTCCACCGGCAGTTCGTCCACGTCGTCAGCGGCACGGTCGCCTACGCCGGTACCGCACTCGTCGCGGCAGTGGTCCTCGAGGACGTCTGGGCCCTCGTCGTCGGCGCGGTCGCCGGCCCGGTCGCGCGGACCCTCGTCTCCCACCGGATCCACGACTACCGGCCGGGATTCGGGTTCGACCCGGACGCGGCGCGCGAGCTACTGGGGTTCGGTAAGTGGATCTTCGGGTCGGGCGTGGTCCTGCTGGCGCTCAACCAGGGCGACGACGCGATCGTCGGGTGGTTGCTGGGCTCGTCGGCGGTCGGGCTCTACGGGATGGCCTTCCGCCTGTCCAACGCGCCCGCCACGGAGGTCAGCCACGTCGTCTCCGAGGTGACGTTCCCGGCGTTCTCGGAGGTCCAGGACGACGCGGCCGAGCTGCGGGCGGGCTTCTTCCGGACACTCAGGGTCGTCGCTGCGCTCGCGCTCCCGATGGCGGTCGGAATCGCGGCTGTGGCGCCGGTGTTCGTCCGCGCCGTCCTCGGCCCGGAGTGGACGCCCGCGATCGCCGCCATGCGCGTCCTCGCGGTGTGGGGCGCCTTCCGGGCGCTCGTCGCCGCGGTGGGGCCGCTATTCAAGGCCATCGGCCACCCGGAGTACAGCACCCTGCTTCAGGTCTCCCGGCTCGCCGTCGTCGCGCTCCTGATCTACCCCGCGACGGAGGCCTGGGGGATCACGGGCACCGCGGCCGTCCTCGTCGCCAGCGCGGTCCTGCAGAACCCCGTCGCCTTCGCCGTCGCGCTGCGGGCCGTCGACGCCCGTCCGCGGCGCTTGCTCCGGGCGCTGGCGGCCCCCTGTCTCGCCGCCGCCTTCATGGGCAGCGCCGTCCTGCTCGCGGACGCGGCGCTGTCGCCGCTTCCCGGGCTGGTACGGCTCTGTTGTCTCGTCGGCATCGGCGTCGCGACGTACGCGGCAACGATTGCCGCCACGACGCAGGTGTGGGACACCGGGCTGGCGGACGACGTCGCCGTCCTGCGGCGGTCGCTGGCGTAG
- a CDS encoding glycosyltransferase family 2 protein, which yields MGTSDRPLVTAVVPTYDRPALLADAVRSVVDQTYDAIELIVVDDGSDADPTAALAEVPLDGLVDHRVFQHDGNRGANAARNTGVEAASGEYVAFLDDDDYWKPEKIKRQVAALEEASEDCAIAFTGQERVDGDGAVTGITRPVTDGDFLATLARGASFGTFSTVLVRRSVFDEFGSLDERFPCWQDRDWYLSIAPHVDWTAVPEPLTVRQFTRRRQISDGFRQKRDVAYPLLVEKHRPAVAELGRSYERRFLATLCRGLAVSAADNDYHRAALGYLLRAIRLRPSSLGTYGYLLALLGGKYTWIPAQVSRRAIARTLRGPEPQ from the coding sequence ATGGGAACCAGTGACCGCCCGCTAGTCACCGCCGTCGTGCCCACCTACGACCGGCCGGCGCTGCTGGCCGACGCCGTCCGCAGCGTCGTCGACCAGACCTACGACGCGATCGAGCTGATCGTCGTCGACGACGGCTCCGATGCGGATCCGACCGCCGCGCTGGCGGAGGTCCCGCTCGACGGCCTCGTCGATCATCGGGTGTTCCAGCACGACGGGAACCGGGGGGCGAACGCGGCGCGGAACACCGGCGTCGAGGCGGCCAGCGGCGAGTACGTCGCCTTCCTCGACGACGACGACTACTGGAAGCCGGAGAAGATCAAGCGACAGGTCGCCGCGCTGGAAGAGGCCTCCGAGGACTGTGCCATCGCCTTCACCGGCCAGGAGCGCGTCGACGGCGACGGGGCGGTGACCGGGATCACGAGGCCCGTGACCGACGGAGACTTCCTCGCGACCCTCGCCCGCGGCGCCAGTTTCGGCACGTTCTCGACCGTGCTGGTCCGACGCTCGGTGTTCGACGAGTTCGGGTCCCTCGACGAGCGGTTCCCCTGCTGGCAGGACCGCGACTGGTACCTCTCGATCGCGCCACACGTCGACTGGACGGCGGTCCCCGAACCGCTGACGGTCAGGCAGTTCACTCGGCGGAGGCAGATCTCCGACGGGTTCCGGCAGAAGCGGGACGTCGCCTACCCGCTGCTGGTCGAGAAGCACCGGCCGGCGGTGGCCGAACTGGGCCGGTCCTACGAGCGGCGCTTCCTGGCGACGCTGTGTCGCGGACTCGCCGTCTCCGCCGCTGACAACGACTACCACCGGGCGGCGCTGGGCTACCTGCTGCGGGCGATCCGCCTCCGGCCGTCGAGCCTGGGCACCTACGGCTACCTGCTCGCGCTGCTCGGCGGCAAGTACACCTGGATCCCCGCGCAGGTCTCGCGGCGAGCCATCGCGCGGACACTGCGCGGGCCGGAACCGCAGTAG
- a CDS encoding CARDB domain-containing protein: MMRDSRARFTKVAAVGMAVAVVLSVLAPVGMAAPENLSVSQSETAVTAAPGENVTLTTTMEATNASAPRASVQLPGNWSGSIADYSSGGSPKPPIGTANVLEVIWLGAGTHEVTYEVQVPADAAPGEYAVDATGSVIDPSSGGFVNETAATTITVEGEPTESTSPDFRVSGVDVPGNVTRDDTVDASAEITNAGGQSDTQTVEFRLDADRDATLEENETLGAENVTLDAGASASVDLAGFGTTDLAPGTYVYAVITANDSTTGVINVTEGESEPEPDAATFEASNLTAPANVTQGDLIDVSADVTNTGETNGTQTVALLFDVNGDGQLSENEVAGATEVALDANESTTVTFQDRNTSTLAPGEYAYGVFTANDSATGVVTVTEGDPDPDPKPDPATFEVSGLTAPDSVAQSESFDASVTVSNAGDENGTQTVGLRVDADGDGELSDDETVRTREIALDAGESTTISAEDVNTSDLEPGEYTYGVFTANDSATGAITITSDESEPEPEPEPEPGAATFEVSDLTAPDKVAKGEAFDASVTIANVGDESGTQAVELRAAHVSDGDLTGDDPLRTWDVSLDAGESTTITAEDVDTSGLKPGKYRYGVFTANDSATGTIVVTGAKKKPEPEPGAATFEVSDLTAPDTVTRGEKIDASVTVTNTGETDGTQTVALRADADGELSDDETVRTREVALDAGESTTITAEDVDTGSLAPGEYAYGVFTDNDSVTDTLTVEAKQDDGDDARYYQVDLVRGEPLEELGPADSDNFYSDQARLIQHMHGSTEDPVTRRGRPSTLDSDTSECVADETMEVDGDTASVTVTVEEGCELTVSMVSYDKPDAGWSREMADQQELIDSTTKTLGPGTHELTVELPTETDE, encoded by the coding sequence ATGATGCGGGATTCCAGAGCACGATTCACGAAGGTCGCGGCGGTCGGGATGGCGGTCGCCGTCGTCCTGTCGGTCCTCGCGCCGGTCGGAATGGCCGCGCCAGAGAACCTCTCGGTGTCGCAGTCGGAGACGGCGGTGACGGCGGCGCCCGGAGAGAACGTCACGCTGACGACGACGATGGAGGCGACGAACGCGAGTGCGCCGCGCGCCTCGGTACAGTTGCCCGGAAACTGGTCCGGGTCGATCGCTGACTACTCGTCGGGCGGGAGTCCGAAGCCGCCCATCGGGACGGCGAACGTCCTCGAGGTCATCTGGCTCGGCGCGGGCACGCACGAGGTGACCTACGAGGTGCAGGTGCCCGCCGACGCCGCCCCCGGCGAGTACGCGGTCGACGCGACCGGCTCGGTGATCGATCCCAGCAGCGGCGGGTTCGTCAACGAAACCGCCGCGACGACGATCACCGTCGAGGGCGAGCCGACGGAGTCGACGTCACCTGACTTCCGTGTCTCTGGCGTCGACGTGCCCGGCAACGTCACGCGCGACGACACCGTCGACGCGTCCGCGGAGATCACCAACGCGGGCGGCCAGTCGGACACCCAGACGGTGGAGTTCCGGCTGGACGCCGACCGGGACGCGACGCTCGAGGAGAACGAGACGCTCGGCGCCGAGAACGTGACCCTCGACGCCGGCGCGTCGGCGTCGGTCGACCTCGCCGGCTTCGGCACGACCGACCTGGCGCCCGGCACGTACGTCTACGCCGTGATCACGGCCAACGACTCGACGACGGGCGTGATCAACGTCACCGAGGGCGAATCGGAGCCCGAACCGGACGCGGCGACCTTCGAGGCGTCGAACCTCACCGCGCCGGCCAACGTGACCCAGGGCGACCTGATCGACGTCTCCGCCGACGTGACCAACACGGGCGAGACCAACGGCACCCAGACGGTCGCGCTCCTGTTCGACGTGAACGGCGACGGCCAGCTCTCGGAGAACGAGGTCGCCGGCGCGACGGAGGTCGCCCTCGACGCCAACGAATCGACGACGGTCACGTTCCAGGACCGCAACACGAGCACGCTGGCGCCCGGCGAGTACGCCTACGGCGTGTTCACGGCTAACGACTCGGCAACGGGCGTGGTCACGGTCACCGAGGGCGACCCTGACCCCGACCCGAAGCCCGATCCGGCCACCTTCGAGGTATCCGGTCTGACCGCACCGGATAGCGTCGCTCAGAGCGAGTCCTTCGACGCCTCCGTCACCGTCTCCAACGCCGGTGACGAGAACGGCACCCAGACCGTCGGGCTCCGCGTCGACGCCGACGGCGACGGCGAACTGAGCGACGACGAGACCGTCCGGACGCGCGAGATTGCCCTCGACGCCGGCGAGTCGACGACCATCTCCGCGGAGGACGTGAACACCAGCGACCTGGAACCCGGCGAGTACACCTACGGCGTGTTCACGGCCAACGACTCCGCGACGGGTGCGATCACCATCACCAGCGATGAATCGGAGCCCGAACCGGAACCCGAGCCCGAACCCGGCGCTGCCACCTTCGAGGTGTCCGACCTGACGGCGCCGGATAAAGTCGCCAAAGGCGAGGCGTTCGACGCCTCCGTGACGATCGCCAACGTCGGCGACGAGAGCGGCACCCAGGCCGTCGAGCTCCGGGCCGCCCACGTCAGCGACGGCGACCTGACGGGCGACGACCCGCTCCGGACCTGGGACGTGTCGCTCGACGCCGGGGAATCGACGACCATCACGGCCGAGGACGTCGACACCAGCGGCCTGAAACCGGGCAAGTACCGCTACGGCGTGTTCACGGCCAACGACTCCGCGACCGGTACGATCGTGGTCACCGGCGCGAAGAAGAAGCCCGAGCCCGAACCCGGCGCAGCCACCTTCGAGGTGTCCGACCTGACGGCGCCGGACACCGTCACCCGCGGTGAGAAGATCGACGCCTCGGTCACGGTCACCAACACCGGCGAGACCGACGGCACGCAGACGGTCGCACTCCGCGCTGACGCCGACGGCGAACTGAGCGACGACGAGACCGTCCGGACGCGCGAGGTCGCCCTCGACGCCGGCGAGTCGACGACCATCACCGCGGAGGACGTCGACACCGGTAGCCTGGCACCCGGCGAGTACGCCTACGGCGTGTTCACGGACAACGACTCCGTGACGGACACGCTCACCGTCGAGGCCAAGCAGGACGACGGTGACGACGCCCGGTACTACCAGGTCGACCTCGTTCGCGGCGAACCGCTCGAGGAGCTGGGCCCCGCCGACAGCGACAACTTCTACAGCGATCAGGCGCGGCTCATCCAGCACATGCACGGCAGCACCGAGGATCCGGTGACCCGCCGAGGTCGCCCCTCGACGCTCGACAGCGACACGAGCGAGTGCGTCGCCGACGAGACCATGGAAGTCGACGGCGACACCGCCTCGGTCACCGTCACCGTCGAAGAAGGCTGTGAACTGACCGTCTCGATGGTCAGCTACGACAAGCCCGACGCCGGCTGGAGCCGCGAGATGGCGGACCAGCAGGAGCTGATCGACTCGACGACGAAGACGCTCGGCCCCGGCACCCACGAGCTGACCGTCGAACTGCCCACCGAGACCGACGAGTAA
- a CDS encoding glycosyltransferase family 2 protein translates to MSQTVDSGHAPSLQREASADEYIVGEGSEVTPVLSVVMPTLNEEEGIVECIDWIKTAVDELEVPTEIVVSDSSTDRTPELAEELGAIVVTPDEPGYAYRYAFERTRGEFIVMGDADTTYDFEGIPRLLEPVREGDADICMGSRLDGEICSGAMPPLHQYVGNPLLTRFLNTFYDAGVSDAHSGFRVFSREALVTLGLETTGMEFASETIMDAGAKELDIREVPIVYHEREGEETLDSFSDGWRHVRFMLVNAPGYLFSAPGLLLGLFGTVVMGLAYGGVPINGVNFGVHSMIAGSLFLIAGLQAFSLGVFATVGTDPIQRPNDALTNWIVENATLGIVVFALGAVQAGYLVWTWAASGFGNLSFTLGSMVAFTALVVGMQAFFGSFFLSVVGDCS, encoded by the coding sequence GTGAGCCAGACAGTCGACTCCGGGCACGCGCCGTCGCTGCAGCGGGAGGCGTCGGCCGACGAGTACATCGTCGGCGAGGGCAGCGAGGTCACGCCGGTGTTGAGCGTCGTGATGCCGACGCTCAACGAGGAGGAGGGCATCGTCGAGTGCATCGACTGGATCAAGACCGCCGTCGACGAGCTCGAAGTGCCCACGGAGATCGTCGTCTCCGACAGCTCGACCGATCGGACGCCCGAACTGGCCGAGGAACTGGGAGCGATCGTCGTCACGCCGGACGAACCCGGCTACGCCTACCGCTACGCCTTCGAGCGAACTCGCGGGGAGTTCATCGTCATGGGCGACGCCGACACCACCTACGACTTCGAGGGGATCCCGCGGCTCCTGGAGCCGGTCCGCGAAGGGGACGCGGACATCTGTATGGGGAGCCGGCTGGACGGCGAGATCTGTTCCGGCGCGATGCCGCCGCTGCACCAGTACGTCGGGAACCCGCTGCTGACGCGGTTCCTGAACACGTTCTACGACGCCGGCGTCAGCGACGCCCACAGCGGCTTCCGCGTGTTCTCACGGGAAGCCCTGGTGACGCTGGGCCTGGAGACGACGGGCATGGAGTTCGCCAGCGAGACGATCATGGACGCCGGCGCGAAGGAACTGGACATCCGGGAAGTCCCGATCGTCTATCACGAGCGCGAGGGCGAGGAGACGCTGGACAGCTTCAGCGACGGCTGGCGCCACGTCCGGTTCATGCTCGTCAACGCGCCGGGCTACCTCTTTTCCGCTCCGGGGCTCCTGCTGGGGCTGTTCGGCACCGTGGTCATGGGACTGGCCTACGGAGGCGTCCCGATCAACGGGGTGAACTTCGGGGTCCACTCGATGATAGCGGGGAGCCTGTTCCTGATCGCCGGGCTGCAGGCGTTCTCGCTGGGCGTGTTCGCCACCGTCGGCACGGACCCCATCCAGCGGCCGAACGACGCGCTGACGAACTGGATCGTCGAGAACGCGACGCTCGGCATCGTCGTGTTCGCGCTCGGTGCGGTCCAGGCCGGCTATCTCGTCTGGACGTGGGCAGCCAGCGGCTTCGGCAACCTCTCGTTCACGCTGGGGTCGATGGTCGCGTTCACCGCACTGGTCGTCGGGATGCAGGCCTTCTTCGGCTCGTTCTTCCTCAGCGTCGTCGGCGACTGCAGCTGA
- a CDS encoding DUF5789 family protein has protein sequence MADDKSGRDKQAADEERRQRERDMREARDRADEPEPMDAESSERLGDLDEALEGLDYPTTAAELIDAHGDRKVETQSGSTSVAEVLAEADDDESYESPDDARNRIQGLIHR, from the coding sequence ATGGCAGACGACAAATCGGGCCGAGACAAACAGGCGGCCGACGAGGAGCGACGCCAGCGCGAGCGGGACATGCGGGAAGCGCGCGACCGCGCCGACGAACCGGAACCGATGGACGCCGAGTCCAGCGAGCGACTCGGCGACCTGGACGAGGCGCTCGAAGGCCTCGACTACCCGACGACCGCGGCGGAACTGATCGACGCCCACGGCGACCGCAAGGTCGAGACGCAGTCCGGATCGACATCCGTCGCCGAGGTACTCGCCGAGGCCGACGACGACGAGTCCTACGAGTCCCCCGACGACGCCCGCAACCGGATCCAGGGCCTGATACATCGGTAA